The window CTAGGCTACCCGTACACTGTTCCGGGAAGTCCAGGTCTTGAtctaacctgcaaaacaacgccgCACGAGGTGTGTCCCGAGAACAAATCAATTGCGAATGCTTGAACAGTAGGGTAATCAGAGAGCCAGAGTTCTAGATGTGCGAGGTGTGATATGCTTTTGTGGGGAGTGTTTTGTGAGAGAAATTGCACTTACTTTCGATTTTGGTTggagagccctttatataggccttAGTCCGCTACTGTAGCTACAGTGGTGGCCGCGGACCCATACCTACCCCCATCATGGTTGTCTGTTTTGGTGTATCAATTGTCCTTTTGGATGTTCTTTTGGGATTTGTGCGTATTTTTTATCATGTTTATCTGTACTTTGTAATGATAAGATTTAGTTTGGGATGTCCGCGTACTGTAGTGGGGGCGAACACTGTAGCGGGCACTACAGCGAGGTACCATATCAGGTTCTTTCTGTcttaaaattatagaaaatactccatccgtttcaatttataagtcccTTTGCTTTTCcaagagtcaaattgactaattttttaccaactattaaataaagtttatttgttattttacgaAATAAAAAactacatattaaaatagacttgaTTTACCTTTTGATGAGATTTTTTAATTATGTGATATctataaatttcaatcaaattatgtcaatttgactaatcaaaagtcaaaaggAACTTACATATTGAGACTGAGGGAGTAAATAAGGTGTTAGAATGcctattatttcataaatttgtAAGCTTTCTCGTTAAGAAAGACGTACCATACATTAAAGGAATAAGGTGAAGTTTTgagcaaaatttatttttattccttTTAAACTTTATGACAtagttattaataaaaaatatataaataatcaaagGTCATATTAAAAGGGGTATAAATTGATACGAGTGGGTCGATTTGGAAAGTCATGCTTATGTTATGGTTAAGGCTTCGTCTGCACAGAGCCCACATGTTTGTAACAACAAAATTTACAAAGGTCTTCTATCAAAATTGCAGGTGGTCCATACCTGTACCTAAAAGtatagtaatattttttctCTTAGCTAGGTGCTTCTCGTCATATTTGTATTCcgttttatactccctcctaTCCCCTCCAATATCTAAATCGCTGATGAGTCTCGTGGAACTCTTCCATGTACTTAACAAAATTAGCATAATCTTTccatcataaaataaaatacttgaaacaaaaaaaattctaaaaacaaTGTCTAATAAAATCGATGATGAGTCTCGCAGACCTTCTCCATATACATAATAAAACTAGCGTAATTTCTTTCTCATAAAATAGTAATACAAGTGGGTTGTATACGTTTATAAGGATCCGGATTTGTGGACAAAAGATTAAAGTTGAATTAATGATTGTTTTTCCGAATAGATTTTATAGTCATTGATTGACTTTATTATTGCACAAGGTTTTGAAAATTAAGGACTTTCTGGTACTTTTTCTCTTCATAATTTTAAACGTCTGATCAATTCAAATACTAgtgaaaaataaaagaagaaaCATAAGTTGGTACAAGTTACCAATTGTCACAATGATAAAATCTCATCAACTCAATGAAAAGGAAATGAGATGAAGATACGAATGAAGGAAAATAGTATGATAAAGATGTAAGATTGATGCGAGGAAAGATAATGATGTGAAATGTCACACCAAATGAAAAGTGATAAGGGTGACTTTACTAAAGAAAACACTGCCACAATAATACTCATGACACACATACTCATCAAAGCGAAAACTCACTGCCACCTTCAAACAAAAGAGGAAAGCCCTCGAAATTCATGCTGACAAACTTATCCACTTTTAGCACTACTTACAAATTGTGCTCTGTTTGATTATTACAATTCATCGTCCACTCGCCTGCTCTGTTttcagactttttttttttttttatcaaagaaaTGAAAAGGGAAAGAAAATTCTGATGTCTTTAGCTTATTGTTGAATAATAGTTTTAGAAGAACtagaagaaaaataaatttatattcgaaTTCTAAGCGtcctaattttattatatgtgtgtgtattccAACTTACATATATTAGGGAAAAAAATCTCGTGAGTAGATAGTCCAAATCAAGATTGCTCTTTCATATAGGCGGCTGACCTTGCCCCATTTcaaaaatttaagattttgaaattttagaatcaattatatatatatatatatatatatatatatatatatataattttattgagAAAAGATCTCGTCATCATTCAAATCAAGACTGCTCCTTTCTATAGGCGGCTGAACTTGTCCCATTTCAAAAATTTGCGATTTTGAAATTTAGAATCTATTAGacacatataatttaaaattatacaagacGTATATAAATTTGAGATCTAATTGAGTTctcttaaaataattatatatgtataatgtaAAAATATACAAGAAGTATATAAATTTGGGTTCTCCTGAAACAGGTTTGATCGAGTTATTAACGAGTACAAAATATTGGTGTcacatactttaaaattttatattgattacttattttatattatatctgaACTTGATCCAGGATTATTAGCTGAGTATAAGATTTTGCATGTTTTTTTCTTAAACTTCTACTTCTAttatattgattaattattttattttatatcaaaattcaaTGCAGGAGTGAGTTTGAATTCGAGCCTCTTCGTTTCTCTTTAAATAATTTAGTTACTTTGTGGGTGTTTGGCCCTTTTAAGCTGGATTtctcgacttataagttagaagcatttattcgtaccgtttgtgtaagaagtcaagaaacacttaaaaaaagttaggaatgctagcttttgtttaagggcttctacttattttccaaacactttaatcacttataagtcttatcttgcttctaacttctactccacttatttattttaagcaagaaacacttcttttaagcccacccaaacggccccaaaatATATGTATCGTCGATCTTTTGGGTGCAATATATATCGAGGAGGAGtactaaataatataaaactagCCCTaaaacccgtgcaaggcacCGGTATTGTTTCTAGTATTTcgattttacattaattttaagaattttactcGTTTGAACGATTTTATTTGACTtgaattttctatatttctCCATTCATGCTACAAAGGTTCAAGTTTTGAATCCCATCAACAGCATATCACAATAAACTATTGATTCAAACACATTTAAAAAAAGTATTAACTATTATAATACCCACGTGTATAGCACGGGTTATAGGCGAGTATATTATTAAAGCTAAACTATAATATGAAaagataaaatatcaaatattcttttgttCACACGACACATGCATATTATATGTAtgatattaaaatacaaatgacAGGTTAGCGTAGTGATATTAAAGAAGTGGATGTTATTGGATGCACTCAAGTTCGATTTTGCAAAACAACAAACTTTTTAACAAATATCAGACAAAAGGATAAATCTGTCTTTTCACACGAATAAAAAGTCTCATGAATTTACTTGCTCATATGTCCCACGTTCGGCTATTATTTGATGCGGCcagtttaatattataaaatttaaaatgagtgttgacatatatattttataaatatctagTTAATTTATCGTCATGACTATCGCTCtaactttctaatattattgtgtttttaacataacatgcatgctatttttacacaaattttaagaattttactcgtttgaacaatttttttttttacttgaatTTCTATAGTTTTCCATCCATGTAAAGGATCAAGTTTTGAATCCCGACAacaacatatattattaattcaaacacatttaaaaaattattaactattatAATACACACGTGCATCACATATAGGCGAGTATATTATTAAAGCTAAacatgaaatataaaaatatcaaatattcttttgttTGTACGGCACACACATATTATATGTATGATATTAAAATGCAAATGACAAGCTAGCATAGTGTTATGAAAGAAGTGGATGCTAGTAGATGCACTCAAGTTCGATTCGAcaaaattacaatttttttaacaaacatTAGCCAAAAAGTTAAATCTATCTTTTTGCACGAATAAAAAGTCTCATAATTTACTTGCTCACATACTTATGTTGggctattattaatatataatagataatagataGATTCCATTAAACTTTCCTCTGGCTGAAATTTTTGGCTGCAATTGAACAATAAAACGGTTATACGCGGGCCTTCTTGATGTAGCATGTTTCATTACAACATGGGCTTCTTTATTGAACAAAACCTAGCGAgtagtatttataataaaataagagatataaatttattataattaatttatattataatatgaaataattgAATTGATAAAATGATGGGGatgcactacaagaaaaaagggtaaatttgacttattttttcggtcaaatttagttaaaaatagttaATTTTAGTGGATAAAATTGACCGGTTGGTGGATTTTAGCCTTTTCGATCAAAAATAGTTAATTTTGATCGGATAAAATTGACCGGttaatatataaacacagtATGTTTGTCATTAATttttatagttaatatataaatattatatccatattatatatgaaaattagaaaatttcgggattgaaagatattatttaCAGAATTTGTTCCAATCCTGAAACTTTTTCTAAATTCCTCTCCGTCCTTTGTCTTTATCCGAAATATTCATGATTCTCCGATTAAAACAGAAGGGAACGGAAATCGAATCACAATCGAACTGGACGTGAAAATGCGATCATTAGTACTATATCACCTCACTCAGTCAAGCATGCAGACTTGATGAAAAGAAAATGGAAGGATGCAGAATTTTAAGCTAGCGATTCTAAAAAGAAAATGGAAGGAGAAACACTGGGTCAAGACCTAAAAAAGGTCAACATGGCCATTACATCGATCCCTGCAATTGTACAGATGGAAATGGAGTGGGTCAATTGTTTCCTCGAATGGGACGGGCGAAGAGCCTGTTTTCTCACGGACTGAATTAAGGAACAATTAAAGAGTTCAGAGTTCGTGCAGTCGAATCTTGTTACGGATTGTAATTACACGTGTTTTCTTACTCATAAAAATTGCAGAAATGACAGCAAACACTCTTTTTTTTCTCCCGAGCAAAAACTCTGTGTTTGACCATGAAATAAGTTGTATAGAATCTACTCCAAGTAATTGTTTATTGTGACCGTTTTCAGAAAGTCAAGCATTTCATTTCAGTATGATTAGTACTCAAGTAACTGACTAATTGCCTAATTGACCACTAATTGTCTCCTTTTTGCTAAATAGGAGTCCTAGTATATTTATTGTTCAGTATACAATGACTTTTCTTAGCGTAATCGGTATCAAAGTTTTGTTAAGAAACACCACCCACAAAGTTTGTTTATGCAAATTGCGAATTATTTTTACTTAATTAACATTACTTATGTTAATGCTTATAGATGTGTCCACATTACACcatccttttcttcttctgatctcTGCGACGAGTAACATTTAAAtttgtgtaaaatatttttttaactcctATTTAAATTTCATAACAAGATTAACTTAGAGATGGCGTTCAAATTATATTGCATTTTACCGGGTTATCAAAAATTATGGTTTTATATatcggttctctcttgagcgcgaccatttatatatattctatcaatTTACTCACGACTTATTCAATGTATTCAAAGGCTGGTAACACAAAATTGAAGTTTTGCCCAAGGAATAATTAACATGTATGAACAGCGAACAGTACTAAATGTATAAGAAGAGCTCGAGTGTCTGTGTGTGCGTTCATATGATCATATCTGTAAATTACTTAAACTTACGCGACCCTCTGTCAACTtgattgtatatataaaatcaaacaatTCATAACATAAACTCAAATCATTCCCTCTTTGAAAAATTTAGCTCAATACATGCAACAAAAATGGGCGAGATTAATCCTCAAGCTCCTCAGTCAACTTCCCTATTCAACTTTTTTCAGCTCAAATATCTTCTTTATTTGCTAATCTTTTGCCTAGGTGCATCAATGGGCAGCTTAAGCACTTCATATTTCGACAGCCTTTCATTCAACATACAAAACTTCATTTCCACTTCTTCATCTATTATCACATCATCGCCGTCATCACCTCCATTCCCTGCACCACTTCcaccaccaccgccaccacGACAACCCGAAGAAGTAGTCCTCGTGTCAGCCGACAATGCAACTAGTCCTAATACAACATGTAGTGACAATTTGACTACTTCTAGGGTTGTTACATTAAAGGAGGAGAAGTCTATCATGCACAATATGAGTGACAAGGAGCTGCTTTGGCTCGCTTCTATGCTGCCGAAAATTCGAGATTTCCCGTACGAACGTGTCCCGAAAGTGGCTTTTATGTTCTTGACGCCAGGGTCTTTGCCACTTTCGCCTCTGTGGGAGATGTTCTTCAAAGGGCATGAAGGTCTTTACTCTATCTACGTGCATGCTCATCCTTCTTACCATTACAATTACCCGAAGAACTCCGTCTTCTATGGTAGAGCTATTCCTAGCAAGGTCAGCTAACTTGTTTCATCATTCATGTGTATACGTGTCTTTATCTTTGGTTTCTTTTACTAGTTTCCGGGTTACAAGTGGGAATTAGATTCTTCGTatagtttatttgaataaattataagctaatttctattttctagtaaatcaaaaTAGGAGAAgtcaaaaatattgaaatataacataaaatataatatccgcgtctaataacttataattttaGATGGATTAATTCTCAAACTGGTATCAGAGCTCATATTTGATAGAGGGCTTAGACTCGACTCTCCGTCATTTGCATGTTTCAAAGATAAGCACTCGATTATGATAAACTCTTCaacaaaaaaatacaatttcGAACGAGAagagtgttgaaatataacataaaatctATTTGGTGTcttcatctaatattttaagattttaaatgaccCGATTCTCGATGGAAAATGCTGCTAcattttatgttgtgtttggttggagagaatggaatggaatagaatgaaatttgtaaaaaatacttgaaactaatagagataataagaaagttttgaaaattttgaagaagtgcaaaattgctatgatgagatttgagaagaaattgaggatgggaGAGAATGAAGCATTACATCTCAAATGGAAGGGGATGATATCTAGCATATGATGtagggaatggaatggaggaaggaatgaaatttcttaaaaatcatccataaaatagttcatttttcattccattccttccggaatcattcacttcaaccaaacacaacattagtttTAGAGGCTTATTTTTCCTGGTCTACTTATAAATAACTTGTATATAGCACGTAACTTAGTTATTGTCTCATGTGACAGCCATTATGGTGGGGAACAGTATCAATGATAGATGCCGAAAGAAGACTTTTAGCAAACGCCCTTTTGGATCTTTCGAACCAAAGATTCGTGCTACTATCCGAAACATGCATTCCACTCTTCAACTTCACCACCATTTACAGGTACCTCACCAATTCAAAGCTCAACTTTCTCAGCTTATACGATGACCGCTCAGGTGTCGGCCGGGGCCGATACCGACAAGGAATGTGGCCACCGATAGCCCTTGAAGATTGGCGGAAAGGCTCTCAATGGTTCGAAATTGATCGTGTCCTCGCTCTCCGAATTGCATCTGATAAACCATATTACGACGCATTTAGTAAATTTTGTTTACCACCTTGTTATAGTGATGAACATTATTTGCCAACATTGGTGAACATTTTGTACGGGGAATCGAATTCGAATCGGAGTGTTACATATGTGGATTGGTCTCAAAGGGGTGCTCATCCGAGAAGATTTGAGCGCGGTCAGATTAATCGTGAGAGTTTGGATCGAATTCGATTCGGATCGGAATGTATCTATAACGGGAACAATACAAGAATGTGCTATTTATTTGCTCGGAAGTTTCATCCGAATGCGTTGGAGCCCTTGTTGAAAATGGCTCCTGTGTTATTTGGTTGAACTTTAGAATCTATTCATTTATACAATCATATTGAAGACTTTACACATTCCTTGAACAAAGAAATATTATTGTTGACGGCCGTAACAAATGAATTACTTTTCCTTCGTTTAATAAGAAATGTTATATATTGTGGATTGCTGCTTATTTGTTACAACATAGCATGTGCGGtagatttttatatcatttttaaaaactaacaatatgATTTATTGAATAACATAACAATCCTAACACTATTTTTAACACTtgttttatgattatattttatttgaaaaaagttgGGGAAGGATTCGCCAAAAGTAATACAATCCGCGGAGTAAGATGAATATTATAGTGatgaataataaaaagaaagagCGCCTATATATCTATACAtgattgaaatattaaaagtttggtcggtcggtacttaaGCTAATTATGGGTCTACTTATATAAtcatttattctttttaactaatttttttcttcatattttctaactaagacacacaattttctaaaaataacattgGACAACATGACAACTATtcattttaactaaaacacattatcgaTTTAAGTGTACACAAGTACACAGCCTCCATTAGGGGTTGAAAAGCCGTCGTCTTTTTTCAAGCTAGGTGAGGGGCTTCCATCGATTTCTTCTCCGGTGAAAAACCCCAATCCCTTTGTTTTCTTTCATCTTCGTTGattttctttcaataaaacccaactttttgggtgtttgtgtgtctctccttttggagtgtgtTTGGTTTGTCTCTACTTTTAGAGTGTTCtgttatgtttatattttaattatgtttgGATTCATCCGATGCTGATCTATGGAGAATgattttattgatgtttttttggatttggaaaGCCCGCGTCAAATATCAGCAGGTGGTAATTATGGCAatagctcacctttcacaaccaAAGATAGTTCATCTGTTTGAGGGTTTACACTTTctgcatgtctatagctggta of the Daucus carota subsp. sativus chromosome 4, DH1 v3.0, whole genome shotgun sequence genome contains:
- the LOC108217098 gene encoding glycosyltransferase BC10, with amino-acid sequence MGEINPQAPQSTSLFNFFQLKYLLYLLIFCLGASMGSLSTSYFDSLSFNIQNFISTSSSIITSSPSSPPFPAPLPPPPPPRQPEEVVLVSADNATSPNTTCSDNLTTSRVVTLKEEKSIMHNMSDKELLWLASMLPKIRDFPYERVPKVAFMFLTPGSLPLSPLWEMFFKGHEGLYSIYVHAHPSYHYNYPKNSVFYGRAIPSKPLWWGTVSMIDAERRLLANALLDLSNQRFVLLSETCIPLFNFTTIYRYLTNSKLNFLSLYDDRSGVGRGRYRQGMWPPIALEDWRKGSQWFEIDRVLALRIASDKPYYDAFSKFCLPPCYSDEHYLPTLVNILYGESNSNRSVTYVDWSQRGAHPRRFERGQINRESLDRIRFGSECIYNGNNTRMCYLFARKFHPNALEPLLKMAPVLFG